In Trichocoleus sp., the following are encoded in one genomic region:
- a CDS encoding IS4 family transposase — protein MNQVTRLREVLRPHLAWHGARLSFLAAFLIALLRVRTINFAELAIAFSGKAQTDSHYKRLQRFFRNYELDYAEIAQAVMGLMAIPEPWVLSMDRTEWQFGACVFNILMLGVVHEGVAFPVVWCLLDKRGNSNSDERIALFNQFLERFGERELACLTTDREFVGKDWLSYLLQAPCTPFRIRIRENHLLTQGTKSLKVSVVFQDLQPGQHKVLRNKRRLWGHWVYIAALRLEDRSLLVVATQKAPQSAVTDYAKRWGIETLFGIFKTRGFCLESTHLTDVERLSKLIALLSLALCWVFLTGEWLHQLKPLSIKKHGRRAKSLFRYGLDYLQNIVLNLEQRMDDFLHVLQFLSCT, from the coding sequence ATGAATCAGGTTACTCGACTTCGAGAGGTTCTGCGGCCCCATCTTGCTTGGCATGGAGCAAGACTAAGTTTTCTGGCTGCTTTTCTCATTGCTTTGCTGCGAGTGAGAACAATTAACTTTGCTGAGTTAGCCATTGCTTTCAGTGGCAAGGCTCAAACGGATTCACACTACAAGCGTCTGCAGCGATTCTTCCGCAACTATGAGCTCGATTATGCTGAGATTGCTCAGGCAGTGATGGGGTTGATGGCAATTCCAGAACCTTGGGTGCTCTCCATGGACCGCACGGAATGGCAATTCGGAGCGTGTGTCTTCAATATTCTGATGCTAGGGGTGGTGCATGAGGGGGTCGCCTTTCCGGTGGTTTGGTGCTTGCTCGATAAACGCGGCAATTCTAACAGCGATGAGCGCATAGCCCTATTCAACCAATTCCTAGAGCGGTTTGGAGAGCGAGAGCTTGCTTGTCTGACAACCGACCGGGAGTTCGTGGGCAAAGACTGGTTGAGCTATCTGCTGCAAGCCCCTTGCACACCGTTTCGCATTCGCATTCGTGAAAATCACCTGCTCACTCAGGGAACTAAATCACTCAAGGTGAGTGTGGTGTTTCAGGATTTACAACCGGGACAGCACAAAGTGTTGCGGAACAAACGCCGCCTGTGGGGGCACTGGGTTTACATCGCGGCTTTGCGCCTAGAAGATCGTTCCTTGCTCGTCGTTGCCACTCAAAAAGCGCCTCAATCTGCCGTCACTGACTATGCCAAGCGCTGGGGGATTGAAACGTTATTCGGCATTTTCAAAACGCGTGGATTTTGCTTGGAATCCACTCACTTAACCGATGTTGAACGACTCAGTAAGCTGATTGCTCTCCTCTCACTGGCTTTGTGCTGGGTCTTTCTTACAGGTGAGTGGTTACATCAGCTCAAGCCGTTGAGCATCAAAAAGCATGGTCGCAGAGCCAAGAGTCTCTTTCGATATGGTCTCGATTATCTTCAAAATATCGTGCTCAACTTAGAACAGAGAATGGATGATTTTTTGCATGTTCTACAATTTTTGTCCTGTAC